A window of Heptranchias perlo isolate sHepPer1 chromosome 27, sHepPer1.hap1, whole genome shotgun sequence contains these coding sequences:
- the nras gene encoding GTPase NRas gives MTEYKLVVVGAGGVGKSALTIQLIQNHFVDEYDPTIEDSYRKQVVIDGETCLLDILDTAGQEEYSAMRDQYMRTGEGFLCVFAINNIKSFADVHLYREQIKRVKDSEDVPMVLVGNKCDLPARSVDTKQAQELARSYGIPFIETSAKTRQGVEDAFYTLVREIRQYRMIKLNSQDDRNQGCLGLKCIIM, from the exons ATGACGGAATACAAACTGGTAGTGGTAGGAGCCGGTGGCGTGGGAAAGAGTGCCTTAACTATCCAGTTGATTCAGAATCACTTTGTGGATGAATACGATCCAACGATTGAG GACTCCTATAGGAAGCAAGTAGTGATTGACGGTGAAACATGTTTATTAGACATTCTGGACACAGCAGGTCAAGAAGAGTATAGCGCTATGAGGGATCAGTACATGAGGACAGGAGAGGGGTTCCTTTGTGTATTTGCTATAAACAATATTAAATCATTTGCAGATGTTCACTTATACAG AGAACAAATTAAAAGAGTAAAGGATTCTGAAGATGTCCCCATGGTCTTGGTGGGGAACAAATGTGATTTACCTGCCCGGAGTGTGGACACAAAACAAGCACAGGAACTAGCTAGGAGTTATGGGATACCTTTCATAGAAACCTCAGCAAAAACAAGACAG GGAGTTGAGGATGCATTTTACACACTGGTACGAGAGATTCGGCAGTACAGAATGATAAAACTCAACAGTCAAGATGATAGAAACCAAGGCTGCTTGGGGTTAAAATGCATAATTATGTAA